In Paenibacillus sp. 1781tsa1, one DNA window encodes the following:
- a CDS encoding N-acetyltransferase — MVSIPKELNEVQQRIRQAGLPDCNEVGRLFNEYRMFYNQNADIEAARQYIKERMERHDSVILVAETDVESGQGADESNGKSISKGLNCTGFVQLYPSFSSVSMGPIWVLNDLFVHPDYRQKGIARKLLQAAKRLASERGVLRISLSTELNNTQAQALYESEGYARDTKFMYYELNV; from the coding sequence ATGGTCTCCATCCCAAAGGAGTTGAATGAAGTGCAGCAGCGAATCAGACAAGCGGGTCTTCCTGATTGCAATGAAGTGGGTCGATTGTTCAATGAGTACAGGATGTTCTACAACCAAAATGCTGACATTGAGGCAGCACGTCAGTATATTAAAGAACGAATGGAACGCCATGACTCGGTGATTTTGGTAGCAGAAACCGATGTGGAAAGTGGTCAAGGGGCAGATGAAAGTAACGGTAAGTCAATCTCGAAGGGCCTGAATTGTACCGGATTCGTTCAGTTGTATCCCAGTTTTAGTTCGGTATCGATGGGGCCAATCTGGGTGCTTAATGATCTATTTGTGCATCCTGATTATCGTCAGAAAGGCATTGCAAGGAAGCTGCTGCAAGCAGCCAAGCGATTGGCATCTGAGCGTGGAGTTCTTCGTATATCACTCTCCACTGAGTTAAACAACACGCAAGCGCAAGCTTTATATGAATCCGAAGGATATGCACGGGATACCAAGTTCATGTATTATGAACTTAATGTATAA
- a CDS encoding TraX family protein, whose protein sequence is MMQWIAMITMLIDHIGAVFFPHIIELRIIGRIAFPIYAFAVYIGYKHTRDVQKYIWRLFWIAMISQVPFMAAFNHYSLNVVWTLWSALLVLFVIDKLPSRLLSIPIVIGAGWFMEISQMDYGMYGLLLVLLFRYFQGPVLVVAHVLLNALYLLLHHSSVQMYSVLATVGIAIAQYYQAGFRMKGPRWVWRYFYPAHLAIIAIIRWI, encoded by the coding sequence ATGATGCAGTGGATTGCCATGATCACGATGTTAATTGATCATATAGGGGCTGTCTTTTTTCCACATATTATAGAACTCAGGATTATAGGTCGTATCGCTTTTCCAATCTATGCTTTTGCAGTGTATATCGGTTATAAACATACACGAGATGTACAAAAATACATATGGCGTCTGTTCTGGATTGCGATGATATCACAGGTGCCGTTCATGGCTGCCTTTAATCATTATTCTCTGAACGTGGTATGGACGTTGTGGTCAGCCCTGTTGGTACTATTCGTTATCGATAAACTGCCATCCCGTCTACTGAGTATTCCAATTGTCATTGGAGCAGGTTGGTTCATGGAAATTAGTCAAATGGATTACGGGATGTACGGGTTGTTATTGGTTCTGTTATTCCGTTATTTCCAGGGTCCTGTACTTGTAGTGGCACATGTCTTGTTAAATGCACTATATCTTCTGCTGCATCATAGCTCTGTGCAAATGTATAGTGTGCTCGCAACCGTCGGCATTGCTATTGCTCAGTATTACCAAGCAGGATTCCGCATGAAGGGGCCGCGCTGGGTCTGGCGGTATTTCTATCCAGCTCATCTCGCCATCATTGCAATAATTCGCTGGATATAA